The window CAGAGTTTGGATATGTGATCAATGGTATTGGAGATTCTTTCCTGTCATCATTTATGCCATTAAATAGTTCTGCCACTATTAATGGTGAGCAACAGTTCACCCCTATACCCAATAGTTGCTTTGGGTTTGAGTCCCAGCATTGTTTAGCCACCTGTTGAAAGTTTTCTCCATTAGCCAGAGAGGTCCCATCTTTACAGCTGAAAGACAACCAGGCTTTCATGTCAGGGTATTGTTTTAGCATTTCCACCAATACTTGTGCTTCTTTTTCACATGGAATTGTTTCCAATGCAATGATATCAACACCTGCTTCTACAAGTGCCTTTATTCTTGGAGTATGCCATTCTCTCATGATTTCCTCTGGTGTTTTGTCAGCATAGTTGCCACTGTATTCCGAACCATCATTTAAGTGAGCTCCGAATGGTCCGACAGATCCGGCGATGAGGGGTGTACGAATTTTAGAGCCATTTTCAATACACTCTTCAAGGTACTTGTCCCTTGCTTTCTTGGCAAGACCCACAGCAGTCTTGATGAGTTCAAATCCCCTTTCGGGTGTTAGACCAAGGTGTTTCACGAATCCCCTACAGATGCCTGGTACGTGATGGTCTCAACAATGTCGGAGCCGGCACGCATAAAGTCCAGATGAGTGTTGAGGACCGCGTCGGGGGGTGTTTGGAGGAAGAGGGCGCTCCAGAATGGGTCGCCGTCAGCAGTCGTCCCGTGAACCGACAGTTGCGATGATAAACCACCGTCTAGAACTGCCACAGGAGGCAATTTGCCGTGTCTTAATTCACTCATAACTTAAGAACGCTTTCAATCCTATACTATAAACTGTAAATTTTCAGTACGTATGTACGTCGCACACGATTAATGTTGGTTACTGCACAGTGCCGATAGAGGTGCGCCGCGAGCCGCGAGCTGTTCCTAAATAAACGAAGAAAAACAATTCACAAGTGGATAGTGATAATAAATGTCAACCGTCAACTCTGCAAGTGATATTCTGTCAGTACTCAGtgtcaaaattacaaatataagtacGTTTACGAAGTTTGTCGAAAAATAAGGGATAAACAAGAAGGACATATGATAAACCGTATAAAACccgaacacaaataaaaattaaagataacTTTGAGAATTACTGGTTTTAAAACTACAGAAGGTAATTTAGAACCaaagaatatattatcttttgtcataattatttactttaggattttattatcttaaattaAGAATCTTACGgagaaagaaaattatgttataaaaaagattCCGAATAACGTACATCTTGTATGATGAACTGCGATATACGTTCATCTCGAATTTCTAAAGCCTTTTCATAGGCTTTTTTGATGTCCGTAAGTATCTTTTTGTATGTAATGGTATTCTCTAtcaattttttaaatgcatCCTGATATACCTGTAACAAACCAAAAAATGCGAACTTACATTTTCGTatcattatgataaaataaagagACTTCACAAAGAAATGTAAAAGTTAGACGGGCCGTAGCCAATACGTTCTATAAAAGTATAATCTAGCGCGGTTTGttccaaaatatttctttctattaTAAGTATATCTCATAATTAGGGTCACAGCCTGTGCTATGGTTGCGAGACGTCATCGAATAATGTATGTCCTAttttaaatgtaggtatataattataaactcaCTTCAAGTATTGAATCACAGTGCAATTGTTGAGTTTCGAGTAATTCACTATCATGGACTTTTATGAGGTTTAATTTTAGTACCACTGTATTTtcgatttcttttaaatatcttGGAACACTGTAATTAGACATATTCATAAGAAACAGgaatttacactttatttatatgtt of the Manduca sexta isolate Smith_Timp_Sample1 unplaced genomic scaffold, JHU_Msex_v1.0 HiC_scaffold_2800, whole genome shotgun sequence genome contains:
- the LOC119192454 gene encoding LOW QUALITY PROTEIN: homocysteine S-methyltransferase YbgG-like (The sequence of the model RefSeq protein was modified relative to this genomic sequence to represent the inferred CDS: inserted 1 base in 1 codon) → MSELRHGKLPPVAVLDGGLSSQLSVHGTTADGDPFWSALFLQTPPDAVLNTHLDFMRAGSDIVETITYQASVXGFVKHLGLTPERGFELIKTAVGLAKKARDKYLEECIENGSKIRTPLIAGSVGPFGAHLNDGSEYSGNYADKTPEEIMREWHTPRIKALVEAGVDIIALETIPCEKEAQVLVEMLKQYPDMKAWLSFSCKDGTSLANGENFQQVAKQCWDSNPKQLLGIGVNCCSPLIVAELFNGINDDRKESPIPLITYPN